The genomic stretch CGTCGCCCATCGCTTGTAGGCTGATAAAGCGCTTTAGCGTGCCTTGCCAATCGGTTTGCAGCGCCGCAGCAAATTGCTCGAGCACTTTTTGCGCCATCGCCGGTTGCCAATCTGGGCGCTGCATAAAGCACGGGCTGGACGCGACCAGCGTTAAAGAGCGCACTTTATCGCGCTGCTGCAAAGCCCATTGCGTCGCCACCGCGCCGCCGAGCGACCAACCAACCACTTGTACCGGAAATGGAAATTGCGCATCGACCGCGTCGACCATCGCCTGCAAAGTCAGCGTTTCATCGTCACCCAGCTTGCTGCCGCCGTGGCCGGGCAAATCAACGATATGTACGCAAAAATCCTGTTCCAACTCGCGCACCACGGCGTTCCACACCGTGCCATTCATCGCCCAACCGTGCAACAACACCACATCAGGGCCACGCCCCCGCGTTTCAATCCACATCAAAAAATCCAAACTACCCATGAACGAAGGCGCAGTGTACCGCTTCGCGCCGCAGACCACTACCAGGGCCGGATGGGAAATGGGCTGCGCCTGCATACTTTAGGTGGTTTAAATACTGGCGGCTAAAGCTTGGGCCTGATTGAGCCACGCGGTTTTTTGCGCCGCTTTGGCGCTAATCACCGGGCCAAATACCGCCGATTTTTTAACCTTGATACCGCAAAATTCCAGCGTGGTTTTGCGCATTTGCTTGAGTACCGATAAGCGATATACCCAGCGGTAATACCACGGTGGCGTATCCATCGTGGCCATCAGGTGCGCGCTGCGCCCGGCGAGCAATTTGACCTGAAAGCTGGAGTTTTCATCATATTTGAAGGCAAAGCCGGGCAGAAACACGCGATCGATAAAGCCTTTGAGCAAGGCAGGTGCTGCGCCCCACCAGATCGGGTAAACCAGCGCAATATGCTCTGCCCACGCGATTTGCTTTTGCGCATGCTGCAAATCAGCTTCCAAAGGCTGAATCTGCCGAAAGCCTTGGCGCAAAATGGGATCAAACTGCAACTCGCCCAGTTTTAGCACCTGCACTTGATGCCCCGCTGCTGCAGCAGCCTCGGCGTATTGCGCGCTAAGAGCCCCGCACAGGCTGTCGCTTAAGCTATGCCCCAAAATCACCAATACTTTTTTGCTCATAAGGCCTCCTTCTTCGAATGAAAACCCACACCAGCCAGCAGTGCAGCTGGCGAACTATGGGTGTAAAAGGCTTAGCCTAAGTCTACCCCTAAGGGCAGAGTCAAGCAGGCTGCGTGCCGGCGCAAAAAGCGTAGTATTTGGCTTGCTCTGGGCTAGGCGCGGCGACCAGTGGAGCGCCGCTAAGGCATTCATTGATCTCGGTATAGATCGTCGTTAAGCAGCCCTCTAGCTCTTGCAGCCGAGCAATTTCTTGGCGAACCGCAGTGCGTTTTAGCTCAATTTGCCGACTCATTTCTCGCCAATCGAGCTGGCCATCAGCATCACGCCGAAACGCCGCGACGATTTCTGCCAGACGAAACCCTAGGCCCTGCGCCTGCTTAATCCACTGCACCACCTGCACGTCTTGCTGACCATAAATTCGGTACACACCTTGCCGCTGCACGCGGCCAAGCAGCCCTAAAGTTTCGTAATGGCGGATCGCTTTGACGCTGGCGCCGCTGAGTTTGGCCAGTTCACCGATAAACATTTACCCCTCCTTACGCTGCAAGGTTTGCCGCATGGCTGCGGGGTTTGCCAAGCGCTTGCCCGCCAGTGCGACTGTTGCGCTGCCGAGCGCGCGATAAGGCGCTTGAGCGCTATTAGGCAATGCCGCCAAATGCTGCGCGACCGTTGCCGCATCGCCACGCACAATCGGCCCTGTTAAAGCCGCGTACGGGCCGATGCTTTCGACATTAGCCAAAGTCTGACGCATTAGGCTGCAGACCAATTGCTGCGCGACTTCCGGGGCAATACCCGCCTTGGCTGTCGTTTGCAAAGCCAAATCGCTCAATGTGACCAAGTAATTGGCGGCCATCGACAGCGCTGCGTGGTAGGCCACTTTCGCGCCTGCATCGCTACTGAGTGCAAAGGGTTGGCCACCGATTGCTGCGCTAAAGTCGCTCAGCGCAGTGACAGCCTGCGCGTCACCTTCGAGCGCGCACAAAGTACCTGCAAAGGTGTGCACCGCTCGCGCGGGCTCAGCAAACGAAAAAGCGGGGTGCCAACTCGCCGCCGATACGCCTTGCGCAGCCAAGGGCGTGAATTGATCCGATGCTAATGCGCCGCTGGCGTGAAACACCACTGCACCCGCATTCACCACACCGGCCTGCGCCAACTCGGCGGCAACATTGGCAATCGCACCATCAGGCACCGCAATCAACCACAAATCGGCGGGCGGCAAATCGGTAAGCTGCGCGGCAACTTGACCCGCACCGATCCATTCGCATGCAGCAGTACTGCTCGCCAAGCTACGTGAATAAATACCTGCAAGGCGATACTGCCCACTTTGCTGTGCCAGTTGCGCAATACTTTTTCCCAAGCGCCCTGCGCCGATCAGATTGAGCGTCAGCATGGCTGCGACTCTTCGGCGGCCAGCAGCACCCGTTTGATCTGCTCGCACAGCAGCGCCACCTCTGCAGCGCTGTGCGCGGCGGAGAGCGTTACGCGCAGCCGTGGCGTTGGCACCGTCGGCGGGCGAATGGCCGCGACCAGCAATCCGGCGTCGAGCAAGGCCTGCGAGAGTGCGAGCGCGGCGGCGTTGTCTTTCACGATGATGGGCTGAATCGCCGTGTCCGACGGCAATAACTCGCACGCGGAGCCAGCGAGTTCGGTGGCAAAAAACTGTTTGAAATATTGAATATGCGCTTTTAGCCGTTCACGGCGCTCCACATCGTGTTCGATCACGTCCAAACTGGCGTGCAGCGCGCAAGCCAATAGCGGCGGCGCGGCGGTGGTGTAGATATACGCACGGGCAGTATTGATCAGGTAATCAATCACCACTTGTTCTGCAGCGATATACGCCCCTGCAACACCCGCGGCTTTTCCCAAGGTCGCCATATAAATAATCCGTGGCGAGTTAATGCCTAACTCGGCCAGCGTGCCGCGCCCATTGCCGAGTACGCCAAAGCCGTGCGCGTCGTCGATATACAGCAACGCGTCGTAACGCTCGGCCAGCACCAGACAGTCGGCCAGCGGCGCGATATCGCCGTCCATGCTAAATACCGCATCAACCGCGATCAGTTTGCGTTTGGCACTCGATTCGGCGAGCAGTCGTTCCAATTGCGCGACATCGTTGTGCGCAAAGCGTTTGAACTCGGCGCGCGCCAACTGGCAAGCATCGTTTAGCGAGGCGTGATTGAGCTTATCGGCAAATACCGCGTCACCGCGCCCGAGCAAGGCTGGAATCACCGCCAGATTGGCCATAAAACCGGTCGAGACTAAAATCGCTGCGGGTTTGCCACTAAAGGCGGCTAAACGCTCTTCTAAAGTATGCTGCGGCGTAAAGTGACCAGTGACCAAATGCGCTGCGCCGCTGCCCACGCCCCACTCGGCTGCGCCTTGCTGTGCGGCAGCAACCACGGCGGGATGATTGGCGAGGCCTAAATAATCGTTACTGCAAAAGTTCAGCACTTCGCGGCCATTTAGCTGCACACGTGCGCCCTGTGGTGAATCGAGCACGCGGCGACTGCGGTACAAGCTCTGCGCCTTTTTGTGCGCCAACTCGTCGGCTATTTGCTCAAAAATCGCTAATTTAGGCATCGGAACCTTAAAAAAATCGAAATATTATTTCTATTTTACTGAAAAATGGCGTCACGCCGACAATTGCCGAAATATCACCTAGCGCGGAAATATTTACGCTCTTTTTTTGCGACAATCCGATTTTTATTGCGCTCTGTCATGCTTGATGTACACCACAGAGCGCCATTTAAGGATATGATTGCCGCTTCTGAAAAATAGCGATTTTATATGCCAAAAATTTAAACATCTGTTTAAATTTTCTAGGGTATAAAGCAGTGGATTAGATTGAATGAAGCGTGTTGATGATTTTCGTCTGAAGTTTAAAGACCAGAGCGGCGCAGTAAAAGAATACGTGCCTATCATGATTGGTGGCATGGGCGTTGATATTTCAACGGCCGACCTTGCGCTCGAAGCCTGTCGCCTTGGTGGCATCGGCCATATTTCGGATGCGATGATTAATACCGTAACCGACCGTCGCTACAATACCAAGCACGTTAAAGACAAACTGAAGCAATACAAATTTAACGTCGCCAATAGCGATAAATCGGTTGTGCAATTCGACCTAAAACAGCTGGAAGAAGCAACACGCTTACACGTTGAAGCCACCATGCAACGCAAACAAGGCGATGGCTTGGTGTTCATCAACTGCATGGAAAAATTAACGATGAACGCGCCGAAGGACACTTTGCGCGTTCGGATGGCCGCAGCGCTGGACGCTGGCATCGACGGCATTACCTTGGCGGCCGGTTTGCACTTGGGCTCGTTCGCACTGATTGAAGACCACCCTCGTTTCCGCGATGCGAAATTGGGCATCATTGTGTCTTCAGTGCGCGCACTGCAATTGTTTATCAAAAAATCAGCCCGCACCAATCGCCTACCCGATTACGTAGTGGTTGAAGGCCCACTGGCGGGCGGCCACTTGGGCTTTGGCATGGATTGGGCTGAATACAAGCTCGAAGACATCGTGGCTGAAGTGGTGGCATGGATTAAAGAGCAAGGCTATGACAATATGCCAGTAATCGCCGCAGGTGGCGTGTTTACCGGCTCAGACGCCGTGCGTTTCTTGGAAATGGGTTGTGGCGGCGTGCAAGTCGCGACGCGCTTTACCGTGACCAAAGAATGCGGTCTACCTGATGATGTGAAGCAAGAATACTTCAAAGCTTCCGAAGACATTATCGAAGTGAACCAAGTGTCGCCAACGGGCTACCCGATGCGGATGTTGAAAAACACGCCAGCGATTGGCTCTGGCATTCGCCCGAACTGCGAAGCCTACGGTTACCTGCTCGACGCAAACGGCAGCTGTTCGTACATTCAAGCGTACAATAAGGTGATCGAAGAAAACCCAGGCGTGAAAAAAATCTCGGAAATTCATGTTTACGAGAAAACCTGCCTGTGCACGCATATGCGTAACTTCGATTGCTGGACTTGCGGCCACTACACGTATCGCCTGAAAGACACGACCAACAAGTTGCCAGATGGTCGTTATCAATTGCTGACCGCTGAGCATGTGTTCAAAGACTACCAATTCAGCACCGACAATACGATCGCGCTGCCAGCATTGGACGAAACTGCGGTGTAAACCACTGCACACCAAAAACCCGCTTTCGAGCGGGTTTTTTTATGGTTTTCGCCAGCAAAACAACTAGGGTATTGGCAGCAAAGCCAAATTAGAAAAGGGCCATACCGCAATACCCACCACCAGATCTTAGGAAAAAGCGGCGATTTCTAGATCTTTAGCCAGAATCGGCTCTAAGGTTTTGAGATCTGCTGCACACAAAGGCAGGCGCAATTCGTTCGAGGCGATGCGGCCCTGATGATGCAAAATCGCTTTAGCGGGGATGGGGTTGGCGGCTAAGAACAGCGTTTCGGATGCGGTGCGCAGCAAATCGCCGATCGCCTCGCCAGCCAAGCCTTGCGCCACCCAGCGCGCCACTTGTTGCGGCCAAACATTGCTCGCCACCGAGACCAAACCGGCTGAGCCCAATTTTGCGTGTTCGGCAAACAACACATCATCACCCGAATACCATGCAATACTTGGAAAAGCGGCTTTGAGCTCGGCAAAGCGCGCAGCGTTGCCGCCCGATTCTTTCACCGCCCAGCAATTCGGGTGCTCCAGCAAACCAGCGAGCGCAACATCCGACAGCGGCACACCAGCGCGCGATGGGATGTTGTACAGCATACAGGGCTTGCTGACCGCGTTCATCAAGGCGGCAAACCAGCGGCGCTGGCCTTCGGCGCCCGGTTTGGCGTAGATTGGCGTGACCAACAAGTAGGCGTGAACCGGCAAGGTTTCGCAGAAAGCCAGCCATTCAAGCTGGCTAGCTAAATCCAAACCGCCAACGCCGACCATCAAAGGCACAGTTAAATTAAGGCTACAGGCGTGCTGCAACACGGCTTTGCGCTCGGCCAGCGTTAGGTTGCTGCCTTCGCCGGTTGAGCCAAGCAGCAATACGCCAGCACCAGCAGCTTCTTGCTCGCGCAAGAGCGCAGTTAAGGCGACAAAATCAAGCGATTCATCTCCGGCGAACGGCGTAATCAGCGCGGTCCACAGGGCGGTAGTACGAGGGTTCAGTGACATGCGATTCTCCAAATCAAAAAACAACGATTGGAGAGAGGAAAAGTGCGGCAATGACAGCGCCAATGGGCGCGGTTGTGGAATCATCACCAAGAGCACTCCAGCACTCCAATGCGCGGCAAGGCACACAGCGAGCACTGACAGTCCAGGGGATTCAGCCCCTGTAACCAGCGTTGACGGCATCACCGCAATCAACACTTCGGCCTTGCACCCCCTAACGCAGCTTAAAACGGAATGTGATTTCCTTGGCTGCGCGACCTGGGCAAGGCGCCTCTCTTGTCGTTACAAGTGGGTATTTCACCGCGAGCCAAGCAAAATGTCAATGCCGGCGTAATACATCGCATAGAATATCGATGCGCTGCGCGATGTTATATAAACAGATCAAAAGGCACTCTGCGCCAGATCAGCGCTACCGCAATTGGCCAACGCACTTCATTTAGATAATGAGCTTATGCAAACCCCGCTAGATTGGACGACTCGCGCTGATTTATTTTTGCAATTGGCGGCCTTAGAACGCGCAGGGCTAGACCCGCAGCGCGCGTTTACCAGCATCTCGCTCGGCAAGAAGTTGCAAGCTCGCATTACCGAGCTGATTAAGCAGCTCAAGCGTGGTAAAACGATTGCGCAAGCGGGCTTAATATCAGGCGTGTTTACCCCGCTTGAGTCCAAACTGATTGCCGCCGCTTGCCAAGCTGGTAGCCCTGCCAATATCTATCAGCGCTTAGGCGAAACCGCCAGCTTAAATGCGCGCCTTGCTAAGCAAGTGCGCGCTCGCTTAGTCAAACCTGCCGCGATCTTGGTGTTGAGTCTATTAATCAACCCTTTACCACAATTGGCAGCGGGGACTTTGAGCGTAGGAAGTTATCTGTGGTCGGTATTGTGGCCTCTGGCCACGATATTTGTGTTGCTGCGCTTAAGTCACTTTCTATTTAAAAGAGCAGAACAAAGCCCACATCACCCACTGATGAATTTGCTGCTCGCAATTCCGTTTTTTGGCGATTGGTATTTGCGCCAGCAGCAGCAGCGTTTTATTAGCAGCTTAGGGTTGCTACTCGAAGCAGGCGTGCCGATGTTTGACGCAATTGGCAGCGCACTAGACAGCGTAGGTTGTAGCCGATTTCGTACGCCTCAGCTATTGCGCAGCCTGCAAGGCGGACACAGTTTAAGCGAGAGCATGGCAAAGCAAAGCTGGCTCAATCGCAACGAGATCATTAGCTTGATTCACACCGGAGAAGCCAGTGGGCGACTGCCCGAGATGCTAGAGCGCATCGCCAATCAACTCAGCGCCGATTTAGAGCACACCGCCACGCAGTTTGCCGCATGGCTGCCGCGCATTATTTATACAGGATTGGCTTTGTGGATGGCGTGGGGCTTGCTAGGTTCAAACGCATTTAGCCCACACGTACCAAGTGATTTGTGAAAATTAGGCGCGATCGAAAGGACGGCCAATCGAAGTTAATTGGCTTAGTTTTCCATCAGCGCTGTAGCCGACATTGGCATTTCTTTGCGCCGCCAAGGAAGCCATTAGATGCTGATTGACTTCTTCATGCGTTTGAATGAGCTGGCCATTGGTGCGATTCATCGTGTCGGCCAATTTGGCATTTTGCAGTAAATCGAACCAAATCTTAACGTCATCACCCAGTGCGGCCTCAATTAGCTCGGCACTATTGAGCTGCGATTGCAGGCAAAACTGCGCACGCGCGCTGCTCGCAGCTTCTAACTGTTGCAGCATGGCGGTTTTGCTATTGATGATTTGTAGCACTTGATCGAACTGGCGCTTGATCAGCGCATCTTGTTCTTGGGCCAACAATGCAAGAAGCCGCTGAACCTGATCAGATTCAGCGGCAATATAGTTTTTGAGCTCTGCAGACTGAGCCATTACAAACCTTCGTCGATTAACGAGCTAGCAGCTCTTTTACGCTCGAGAGTAAACCATCGGCGATGGCTTCAGGCTTCACGGCAAAACGGCCTTCGGCAATCGCCGCGCGAATGGCTGCGACTTTTTCAGCGTCAAAAGTCGCTTCGTTGCTCGCTACGCCAGATAATTTGCTATTGACACTGCTACTTTCCGGTGCAGCAGCATCGCTTACTTTGTTCGCAGCGCCGCTACGCACCTCATTAGGCTTGGCGCCTAATGGGCCTAGTGGCTTGCCTGTGTTGTCGATTTTCATGATGTTTCCCCTACCGTGCAGCACGGTGGTCATCGTTCAGTTATTACTATTATGCCTATAATCGGCTTGGCTGCGAAATTCTTTAACAATTCAACCTTTTATCAGTTAATTCTAATACATTTTTGCACAGAGCTCTTGCGATCAATGGTATTTTTATTGCCCTTGGCGTAATGTGACTTATCTTTGTTGAATGCCACATTACCGGAGTTTACTTGCCATGGAAGTTTTCCAAAGCCAATTTGGCCCCATCGAAGTCGATCCTGAAACCGTCATTCATTTTCCTGCGGGTTTACCTGGCTTTGAAGAATGCAAAAACTACAAGCTATTGCACGAGGACAAACCCAATCCTAGCGTATATTGGCTCCAGTCGCTTGACGATGCGACGGTCGCGTTTTCTATAGTCGGCGCCGAGCGACTTGGCTTTAATTATGTGCTGACTTTAAGCGATGAAGAATGCACGAGCATTGAATTGAATAACGCCAGCGACGCGATGTTATTTTTGATTTTATCTCGTCCAGACAATCAGGCCATCCGCGCTAATACGCTAGCGCCACTCGTTATCAACTTGCAATCAAGAAAGGGTTTGCAAAAGGTTGATGTAAAAGCCGATATCGTCTTTAGCAACACCTAACACCAATTAGTGCGAAGCAACATCATTAGGCTTTCAGATTAGCTTGGGTTTGCGGCTGCCTTGTTGTATGATTGCGTCCAAATTTTTGGGGTAGCCTTGTGGCTGCCTGCTTGCGCTACCCAAGCGCCTCTGGAGTTTTAGAGCATGAAAACCACCTTCCTTGACTTCGAGCAATCAGTTGCTGAGCTTGAAAACAAGATCGAAGAGCTGCGCTACGTGCAGGATGATTCGGCAGTTGATATTTCGGTTGAAATTTCTCACCTCGAGAAAAAAAGCCAAGAACTGACCAAGAACATTTATTCGAAATTAACGCCTTGGCAGATTTCACAGGTATCGCGCCACCCACAGCGCCCGTACACCTATGACTATATCTCGGGCCTGTTTACCGATTTCCAAGAGTTGCATGGCGACCGCGCATTTGCCGATGATTTGGCGATTGTGGGTGGTTTGGCGCGCTTTAACGGCCAAAGTGTGATGGTTATCGGCCATCAAAAAGGCCGTGATACTAAAGAAAAAATTTCGCGCAATTTTGGCATGCCGCGCCCAGAAGGCTATCGCAAAGCCTTGCGCCTAATGAAGTTGGCCGAAAAATTCAATATTCCAGTCATCACCTTCGTTGACACGCCAGGCGCTTACCCTGGTATTGGCGCCGAAGAGCGCGGTCAATCAGAGGCGATCGGCCGCAATCTGTTTGAAATGGCCCAGCTGAAAGTGCCGGTGATTTGCACGATTATCGGTGAAGGTGGTTCGGGTGGCGCGTTGGCGATTGCCGTTGGCGACGTGGTGCAAATGTTGCAATACTCAACCTACTCCGTCATTTCACCGGAAGGTTGCGCGACCATTTTGTGGAAAACTGCAGAGCGCGCATCGGACGCCGCTGAAGCACTTGGAATTACCGCTAGCCGCTTAAAAACGCTGGGCCTGATAGATAAAGTGGTACCAGAGCCAGTCGGCGGCGCGCATCGCAATCCGCAAGAAATGATGGCAACGATGAAAAAATCGATTGCCGACTCGCTCAAAGCCCTTAAAGCAAAAAGCGTTGATGAGCTGCTTGAAGCACGCTTTGATCGCCTGATGGAACATGGCAAATTTAAAGAAGAAGCCTCAGCCTAAAGGCTGGCAACTCGCCTTTGAACAGATCAAAGGCTTTGTTCATACACACAACGGGAGCTTAGGCTCCCGTTGTTCCTTCACGCCCACCTTACCGCATCTGTGCGTTGGATTTTCGGGTGGGCTCGATTCAACGATACTGCTGCATTGGCTTGCTAGTTTGCGCAGCGAGCTGGGCTTTACACTCAGCGCGGTGCATGTCCATCACGGACTATCCCCGAATGCCGACCATTGGGCTGAGCAATCTCAGCACTTTGCTCAATCGCTAAATGTTGCTTGCACCATCCAGCGGGTTCAGCTCGATTTGAGCCAAGGCGCCGGCATTGAAGGCGCGGCGCGAAAAGCGCGTTATGCGATTTATGAGCAACAAGAATGCGACGCGGTATTGCTCGCGCATCACCAAAACGATCAAGCCGAAACGCTATTGATCAATCTGCTGCGCGGCAGCGGCCCGGCCGGTTTGGCGGCAATGCCAGCGCAGCGTGTTTTGACGCCACAGAGCGCCCTGCTCCGCCCGCTATTGCATATTTCCCGCGCCGAGTTGCTTGATTACGCCAACGAGCATGCGCTGCACTGGATTGAAGACGAAAGCAATCAGGATACACAATACAAGCGCAACGATATTCGGCATAACCTGATGCCAACCATCTTGGGTATATCACCCAAAGCATTGACCACATTGACCCGCAGCGCAATACATCAAAGCGAAGTGAATGATTTGCTGATTGAAATCGCCGAGAAAGATTTAGCCGCGTGCAACAATCAAGGCGCTTTGCAATTACAGCCTTGGCTTCAGCTCAGCGCAGTGCGGCAAAAGAATGTGTTGCGCCACTGGCTGGGTTTAGCTGGCATCGTGCTCGAATTACGCGCGTTTAATGAATTGCTGCGCACTGCTGTTGACGCGGCGGATGACACGCACCCTGCCTTGGTATGGCGCAACGCGGCGATTCGGCGCTATCAAGGCCAGTTGCACATTACGCAAGCCAGCCTTGCTGCTGGCCCGACGCAAAACATCACGCCTGCGCTTGACGCTGGCAACGACTTATCCGATTGGCGCGGCGTGTTGCGCTGGACCAAGGTCGACAGTGGCGGCATCGCCGTGCATTGGTTCGATAGTGCAAGCATTAGCGTGCAAGGTCGCCAAGGTGGTGAGCAATTTAAACTGGCGACCAACCGCCCGACGCGCTCCTTAAAAGCGCATTGCCAAGCCGAATCAATCGCGCCGTGGCTACGCGAAACGACGCCATTGATTTATATTGATGGCCAATTAGCTGCGATGCCCGGGCTTGGCGTCAATGCGCAATTTCAGCCGCGCGATGGCGAAACCGGCTGGCTGCCCGCATGGCACCCATACCCCCCAAGGGTGTAGCCTCATATACCAATACTGAATTTATCTTCAAACAGATACCCAATACAGAACACAGATCATCATGGCAAAAAAAACAGTTAGCGATATACCAACTCACACCCCCATGATGCAGCAATACCTCGCGCTCAAGGCCGATCACCAAGACAAGCTGGTGTTCTATCGCATGGGCGACTTTTACGAGCTGTTTTTTGACGATGCAATCAAAGCCGCGCGCCTGCTCGACATCACGCTGACCACGCGTGGCAGCAGCGCCGGTGAGCCAATCAAAATGGCCGGCATTCCGTTTCATTCGCTCGAGCCCTACTTGGCCAAGCTAGTGAAGTTGGGCGAATCGATCGCGATTTGCGAACAAGTGGGCGACCCCGCCACCAGCAAAGGGCCGGTCGAGCGCAAAGTGATGCGCGTGATTACGCCGGGCACGCTGACCGACGCGGCGCTACTCGACGATAAGCAGGAAAACCGCCTGCTCGCTATCCGCATGGTGCGCGGCAAAATGGGCATGGCGTGGCTCTCGCTC from Chitinibacter sp. SCUT-21 encodes the following:
- a CDS encoding flagellar protein FlgN, which translates into the protein MAQSAELKNYIAAESDQVQRLLALLAQEQDALIKRQFDQVLQIINSKTAMLQQLEAASSARAQFCLQSQLNSAELIEAALGDDVKIWFDLLQNAKLADTMNRTNGQLIQTHEEVNQHLMASLAAQRNANVGYSADGKLSQLTSIGRPFDRA
- a CDS encoding acetyl-CoA carboxylase carboxyltransferase subunit alpha → MKTTFLDFEQSVAELENKIEELRYVQDDSAVDISVEISHLEKKSQELTKNIYSKLTPWQISQVSRHPQRPYTYDYISGLFTDFQELHGDRAFADDLAIVGGLARFNGQSVMVIGHQKGRDTKEKISRNFGMPRPEGYRKALRLMKLAEKFNIPVITFVDTPGAYPGIGAEERGQSEAIGRNLFEMAQLKVPVICTIIGEGGSGGALAIAVGDVVQMLQYSTYSVISPEGCATILWKTAERASDAAEALGITASRLKTLGLIDKVVPEPVGGAHRNPQEMMATMKKSIADSLKALKAKSVDELLEARFDRLMEHGKFKEEASA
- a CDS encoding NAD(P)H-dependent oxidoreductase, with translation MSKKVLVILGHSLSDSLCGALSAQYAEAAAAAGHQVQVLKLGELQFDPILRQGFRQIQPLEADLQHAQKQIAWAEHIALVYPIWWGAAPALLKGFIDRVFLPGFAFKYDENSSFQVKLLAGRSAHLMATMDTPPWYYRWVYRLSVLKQMRKTTLEFCGIKVKKSAVFGPVISAKAAQKTAWLNQAQALAASI
- a CDS encoding MerR family transcriptional regulator → MFIGELAKLSGASVKAIRHYETLGLLGRVQRQGVYRIYGQQDVQVVQWIKQAQGLGFRLAEIVAAFRRDADGQLDWREMSRQIELKRTAVRQEIARLQELEGCLTTIYTEINECLSGAPLVAAPSPEQAKYYAFCAGTQPA
- a CDS encoding type II secretion system F family protein, producing MQTPLDWTTRADLFLQLAALERAGLDPQRAFTSISLGKKLQARITELIKQLKRGKTIAQAGLISGVFTPLESKLIAAACQAGSPANIYQRLGETASLNARLAKQVRARLVKPAAILVLSLLINPLPQLAAGTLSVGSYLWSVLWPLATIFVLLRLSHFLFKRAEQSPHHPLMNLLLAIPFFGDWYLRQQQQRFISSLGLLLEAGVPMFDAIGSALDSVGCSRFRTPQLLRSLQGGHSLSESMAKQSWLNRNEIISLIHTGEASGRLPEMLERIANQLSADLEHTATQFAAWLPRIIYTGLALWMAWGLLGSNAFSPHVPSDL
- a CDS encoding nitronate monooxygenase, which codes for MKRVDDFRLKFKDQSGAVKEYVPIMIGGMGVDISTADLALEACRLGGIGHISDAMINTVTDRRYNTKHVKDKLKQYKFNVANSDKSVVQFDLKQLEEATRLHVEATMQRKQGDGLVFINCMEKLTMNAPKDTLRVRMAAALDAGIDGITLAAGLHLGSFALIEDHPRFRDAKLGIIVSSVRALQLFIKKSARTNRLPDYVVVEGPLAGGHLGFGMDWAEYKLEDIVAEVVAWIKEQGYDNMPVIAAGGVFTGSDAVRFLEMGCGGVQVATRFTVTKECGLPDDVKQEYFKASEDIIEVNQVSPTGYPMRMLKNTPAIGSGIRPNCEAYGYLLDANGSCSYIQAYNKVIEENPGVKKISEIHVYEKTCLCTHMRNFDCWTCGHYTYRLKDTTNKLPDGRYQLLTAEHVFKDYQFSTDNTIALPALDETAV
- the bioF gene encoding 8-amino-7-oxononanoate synthase, which gives rise to MPKLAIFEQIADELAHKKAQSLYRSRRVLDSPQGARVQLNGREVLNFCSNDYLGLANHPAVVAAAQQGAAEWGVGSGAAHLVTGHFTPQHTLEERLAAFSGKPAAILVSTGFMANLAVIPALLGRGDAVFADKLNHASLNDACQLARAEFKRFAHNDVAQLERLLAESSAKRKLIAVDAVFSMDGDIAPLADCLVLAERYDALLYIDDAHGFGVLGNGRGTLAELGINSPRIIYMATLGKAAGVAGAYIAAEQVVIDYLINTARAYIYTTAAPPLLACALHASLDVIEHDVERRERLKAHIQYFKQFFATELAGSACELLPSDTAIQPIIVKDNAAALALSQALLDAGLLVAAIRPPTVPTPRLRVTLSAAHSAAEVALLCEQIKRVLLAAEESQPC
- the bioH gene encoding pimeloyl-ACP methyl ester esterase BioH → MWIETRGRGPDVVLLHGWAMNGTVWNAVVRELEQDFCVHIVDLPGHGGSKLGDDETLTLQAMVDAVDAQFPFPVQVVGWSLGGAVATQWALQQRDKVRSLTLVASSPCFMQRPDWQPAMAQKVLEQFAAALQTDWQGTLKRFISLQAMGDASAREVTRELLADLFKHGEPKLAHLADGLNILRDTDLRAEVVKVDCPVLLQYGDRDTLTPLDAGMWLAKTLPQAQFKLHYKAAHAPFLSHLADFVATQKQFLLDNQ
- the fliW gene encoding flagellar assembly protein FliW, which translates into the protein MEVFQSQFGPIEVDPETVIHFPAGLPGFEECKNYKLLHEDKPNPSVYWLQSLDDATVAFSIVGAERLGFNYVLTLSDEECTSIELNNASDAMLFLILSRPDNQAIRANTLAPLVINLQSRKGLQKVDVKADIVFSNT
- the flgM gene encoding flagellar biosynthesis anti-sigma factor FlgM, whose protein sequence is MKIDNTGKPLGPLGAKPNEVRSGAANKVSDAAAPESSSVNSKLSGVASNEATFDAEKVAAIRAAIAEGRFAVKPEAIADGLLSSVKELLAR
- the dapA gene encoding 4-hydroxy-tetrahydrodipicolinate synthase gives rise to the protein MSLNPRTTALWTALITPFAGDESLDFVALTALLREQEAAGAGVLLLGSTGEGSNLTLAERKAVLQHACSLNLTVPLMVGVGGLDLASQLEWLAFCETLPVHAYLLVTPIYAKPGAEGQRRWFAALMNAVSKPCMLYNIPSRAGVPLSDVALAGLLEHPNCWAVKESGGNAARFAELKAAFPSIAWYSGDDVLFAEHAKLGSAGLVSVASNVWPQQVARWVAQGLAGEAIGDLLRTASETLFLAANPIPAKAILHHQGRIASNELRLPLCAADLKTLEPILAKDLEIAAFS
- a CDS encoding DUF2520 domain-containing protein, whose translation is MLTLNLIGAGRLGKSIAQLAQQSGQYRLAGIYSRSLASSTAACEWIGAGQVAAQLTDLPPADLWLIAVPDGAIANVAAELAQAGVVNAGAVVFHASGALASDQFTPLAAQGVSAASWHPAFSFAEPARAVHTFAGTLCALEGDAQAVTALSDFSAAIGGQPFALSSDAGAKVAYHAALSMAANYLVTLSDLALQTTAKAGIAPEVAQQLVCSLMRQTLANVESIGPYAALTGPIVRGDAATVAQHLAALPNSAQAPYRALGSATVALAGKRLANPAAMRQTLQRKEG